From one Doryrhamphus excisus isolate RoL2022-K1 chromosome 9, RoL_Dexc_1.0, whole genome shotgun sequence genomic stretch:
- the traf3ip1 gene encoding TRAF3-interacting protein 1 isoform X3 has translation MNAAVVKKTQDTLGKVIKKPPLTEKLLNKPPFRYLHDIFNEIIRTTGFMKGLYKDSELKSDNVKDKESKMVFLQKAIDVVALVSGEPLAAKPARIVAGHEPEKTNELLQCIAKCCLNKMSSEEAVKRVLSGEKVDLKIKPSTSKSQDKENRDRREQQSSEREEKKKIERSGSREEKDPGQPTEQERHHRDGERDHRHNKERSGKNHRREQDHTNDVEKEKSRERGPDREKDKGRQKDQERERDSKREKSRDRDNEKEKIRERDSQRDHEKNKEKPRERDKDTERQKEEEDKTGSKDRHSGNSKDRLSALQQKNLDDDARKTVPADQVPADEPAENVENQSESPARLPRPSSAKGQRRKPRIDGQGESDSEGDADPQVVQGPAPKESGDGGSSFSSEMASSKRMARPSSARPAPPRVKKREDFNEGVSAERVPSAKSSVIRDGKKLSDEEEEEDEQFLVAEAAPEPADATDKELGSAQDLNSEEKHGGLVKKILETKKDYESLPSSSKSKEAERQDYQ, from the exons ATGAATGCAGCAGTGGTTAAAAAGACTCAAGACACCCTTGGAAAGGTGATAAAGAAGCCACCATTGACGGAAAAACTTCTCAACAAACCACCTTTTCGATACCTGCACGACATCTTCAATGAG ATCATCAGAACCACAGGCTTTATGAAGGGGCTGTACAAGGACAGTGAGTTAAAGTCAGATAATGTCAAG GACAAAGAGAGTAAGATGGTCTTCCTTCAGAAAGCAATAGATGTTGTTGCGTTGGTTAGTGGAGAGCCCCTCGCAGCAAAGCCAGCACGGATCGTGGCTGGTCACGAGCCTGAGAAAACCAATGAGCTGCTGCAGTGTATTGCCAAGTGCTGCCTCAAcaag ATGTCCAGTGAGGAGGCAGTGAAACGAGTTCTTTCTGGAGAGAAGGTGGATTTGAAGATCAAACCCAGCACCTCCAAGTCCCAAGACAAAGAGAATCGGGATAGACGTGAACAGCAGTCATCTGAAAGAGAG gagaagaagaagattgaGCGCAGTGGGAGCAGAGAAGAAAAGGACCCAGGCCAGCCCACAGAGCAGGAGAGACACCATAGAGATGGTGAACGAGATCACCGCCACAACAAGGAGCGCTCTGGCAAGAATCACCGCCGCGAACAGGACCACACCAATGATGTTGAAAAAGAAAAGAGCCGTGAGCGAGGACCAGACAGGGAAAAGGACAAAGGAAGACAAAAAGACCAAGAACGGGAGAGAGATTCCAAGAGAGAAAAAAGTAGAGACAGAGACaatgagaaagaaaaaataagagaAAGAGATTCCCAAAGAGaccatgaaaaaaacaaggaaaaaccaAGAGAAAGAGACAAGgacacagaaagacagaaagaagaagaagacaagacCGGAAGTAAAGACAGACACTCTGGGAATAGCAAG GATAGGTTATCAGCGcttcaacaaaaaaaccttgATGACGATGCCAGGAAAACAGTGCCAGCT GACCAAGTGCCAGCTGATGAG CCGGCAGAGAATGTTGAAAACCAG TCTGAGAGTCCAGCACGACTGCCTAGACCTTCATCTGCCAAAGGGCAAAGGAGGAAGCCAAGAATTGACGGACAAG GTGAATCTGACAGTGAGGGAG ACGCAGATCCACAGGTGGTGCAGGGACCAGCTCCCAAGGAAAGTGGGGATGGAGGTTCCTCATTTTCATCTGAAATGGCCTCTAG TAAACGAATGGCGCGGCCCAGCAGTGCTCGTCCTGCTCCTCCTCGAGTTAAGAAACGGGAAGATTTCAATGAAGGGGTTTCAGCTGAGAG GGTTCCTAGTGCCAAGTCATCAGTCATCAGAGATGGAAAGAAGCTAtctgacgaggaggaggaggaagatgagcaGTTTCTTGTGGCAGAGGCGGCTCCTGAACCTGCAGATGCTACCGATAAGGAGTTG GGATCTGCACAAGACCTTAATAGTGAAGAAAAACATG GTGGACTTGTGAAAAAGATTTTGGAGACCAAGAAAGACTATGAGTCATTACCATCCTCCAGCAAATCGAAAGAG GCGGAGAGGCAGGACTATCAATGA